Within Candidatus Atribacteria bacterium, the genomic segment CCCTTCTTGAAATACATGAATATGATGAGTCCTTTTGTTTTTTCCCTTTTTAAAGAATCTTCTTTTTGGTATCCCGTACTCACCCATCGCTTTATACCCTAATTCTTCCATTTTATGATTATACCGATCAACTGCTTTAATATCTTTTACTTCAACAAGTATATCAATTATAGGTTTTGATTTAATTCCAGGTATAGCAG encodes:
- a CDS encoding GrpB family protein, coding for AIPGIKSKPIIDILVEVKDIKAVDRYNHKMEELGYKAMGEYGIPKRRFFKKGKNKRTHHIHVFQEGDKEIERHISFKEYLISHPDKGQEYSKLKEKLANKYIYDVESYTNAKGDFIQEIDRKVKLWKEKLRK